From Etheostoma cragini isolate CJK2018 chromosome 17, CSU_Ecrag_1.0, whole genome shotgun sequence, one genomic window encodes:
- the LOC117960534 gene encoding probable rhodanese domain-containing dual specificity protein phosphatase: protein MVAEKEDVVVVSPLVSLVLPDIGSVKATTDSPDLQRCFFQLSGLGMDPVILLGGFSAFHALYPFLCTPRMVLLEPERHTLTIYPSEILEEALYQGSASQASNFRIIKNLHITHVVNATANCPDAFPNTLCYLRLCLSDDAQQDLLKALPLASRFINSALMADPAGRVLVHCSMGRSRSSALTLAFLMEHRRWSLLHALRWLKDRRACTAPNINFLRQLLTYEKLLFGSRLTSLNDIRR, encoded by the exons ATGGTGGCGGAGAAAGAGGATGTTGTTGTCGTCTCCCCTCttgttagcctggtcctaccagaca TTGGAAGTGTAAAGGCCACAACAGACTCTCCAGACCTCCAGCGGTGTTTCTTCCAGCTCAGTGGTTTGGGAATGGACCCTGTCATCCTGCTGGGGGGATTCTCAGCCTTCCATGCCCTCTACCCTTTCCTCTGCACACCGCGTATGGTCCTGCTGGAACCTGAGAGGCACACCTTAACCATCTACCCCTCAGAGATCCTGGAAGAAGCTCTCTACCAGGGCTCTGCCTCCCAGGCGTCTAACTTCCGCATTATCAAGAATCTACACATCACTCATGTTGTCAATGCCACTGCCAACTGCCCTGATGCTTTCCCCAACACTCTGTGCTACTTGAGGCTGTGTCTGAGTGATGATGCCCAGCAGGACTTACTGAAGGCACTTCCATTGGCATCCAGGTTCATCAACTCAGCCCTGATGGCTGATCCTGCTGGTCGTGTGCTTGTCCACTGCAGTATGGGAAGGAGTCGCAGCTCAGCACTAACGCTGGCCTTTCTCATGGAGCATCGACGCTGGTCACTGCTTCATGCCCTGCGCTGGTTGAAAGACAGGAGGGCCTGTACGGCACCCAACATAAACTTCCTGCGTCAGCTGCTGACCTACGAGAAGCTGCTTTTTGGGAGCAGACTCACCTCCTTGAACGACATCCGCCGGTGA